A stretch of the Zeugodacus cucurbitae isolate PBARC_wt_2022May chromosome 6, idZeuCucr1.2, whole genome shotgun sequence genome encodes the following:
- the LOC128922794 gene encoding uncharacterized protein LOC128922794 has translation MRCDEAHFWLNGYVNKQNCRIWGEEQPEAVQELPMHPEKCTVWCGLYAGGIIGPYFFKDAVGRNVTVNGDRYRSMLTNFLLPKMEELNLVDMWFQQDGATCHTARDSMAILRENFGEQFISRNGPVSWPPRSCDLTPLDYFLWGYVKSKVYRNKPATIPALEDNISEEIRAIPAEMLEKVAQNWTFRMDHLRRSRGQHLNEIIFKK, from the coding sequence atgagatgcgatgaggctcatttctggttgaatggctacgtaaataagcaaaattgccgcatttggggtgaagagcaaccagaagccgttcaagaactgcccatgcatcccgaaaaatgcactgtttggtgtggtttgtacgctggtggaatcattggaccgtattttttcaaagatgctgttggacgcaacgttacggtgaatggcgatcgctatcgttcgatgctaacaaactttttgttgccaaaaatggaagaactgaacttggttgacatgtggtttcaacaagatggcgctacatgccacacagctcgcgattctatggccattttgagggaaaacttcggagaacaattcatctcaagaaatggacccgtaagttggccaccaagatcatgcgatttaacgcctttagactattttttgtggggctacgtcaagtctaaagtctacagaaataagccagcaactattccagctttggaagacaacatttccgaagaaattcgggctattccggccgaaatgctcgaaaaagttgcccaaaattggactttccgaatggaccacctaagacgcagccgcggtcaacatttaaatgaaattatcttcaaaaagtaa